A genome region from Natronobeatus ordinarius includes the following:
- a CDS encoding BGTF surface domain-containing protein, which translates to MTKSKQIRAVFLSALMVLSVVAMSAAFAAPAVAQEVTVDADEIEMDGSTVTITAENTAAISANVPDGWDVADISDDGDHIEVTNELLWMFDSAGDYTVTVTLIPPADAEAGDQAEFEVTQPSSVTQTVTVAEADDDDDDEDEDEPEDADEADVNVGHYSNLDGQLFFAGQTVSVDGFDADELVQLYSSNADGDRVSHQTNIRADDDGTIVIDTADRDGYYKLSAPGVSTDSFEVTEQEVEFDFEDDEVRSGASSTLVFEDDNRQADVDILIDADGDLDEDELEDIFAGASAYADGQVIIENVVEGDEIDADFDGIDAGEYEFTVEIYDTTAEDTAEIEILAELEINPVFEDNVYESAAGDVVDLVIVDEDGDEIGNLDELKINVTSEEDDVFVGTITIDDVSAADDVDEDLTIQLNTYEAGQDNDAAITVLNSEGDDVTEDVGASADFTSALDDEPLPAVDYELELYTEIDSDDEVDAAFLMLEDGEVESVTTHVAPESGSLADAEGDLGDFLNETTERDYVAEDDLLIVEVEATGVFGYLVDGNEMQDDVGIEMLFEETEDSPFADPASFSVTDDQDDLTVVTDADNGVFYVVLDTSGSFAGEALEDGQEWEVSVEVTEDNAYVGEDDEHTVSETFTVEERVLEIIGNFNEDDRLMVENSAESEISAETNVAPGTEADYTLRFPTEVVRGDAYVDGNTITATFDLSDVDEGTEIRRINVQEAGDAEDEVQGLVYDADEDLPANFQIDADAPASVHVDDAASLDVTVTNTGEESDEQSIVVTVGGDEVYNEAVELDEGESWADSFDLDTSEAGEIDWSVETDNDSASGTTDVVKHEEPEETEEPEETEEPEETEEPEETEEPEETEEPEETEEPEETEDDDSQPGFGVAVALVALLAAAMLALRRQD; encoded by the coding sequence ATGACAAAATCGAAACAAATACGCGCAGTATTCCTGTCAGCCCTGATGGTGCTGTCGGTAGTTGCAATGAGTGCAGCGTTCGCTGCACCAGCAGTTGCACAGGAAGTTACTGTCGATGCGGACGAAATCGAGATGGATGGATCGACTGTTACAATCACCGCCGAAAACACGGCAGCAATCTCTGCCAACGTCCCTGACGGCTGGGACGTTGCTGACATCTCCGACGACGGAGATCACATCGAAGTGACCAACGAACTCCTTTGGATGTTCGACAGTGCCGGTGACTACACGGTCACGGTCACTCTCATCCCGCCGGCTGACGCCGAGGCTGGCGACCAGGCTGAGTTCGAGGTCACGCAGCCTTCGTCGGTGACCCAGACTGTCACCGTCGCCGAGGCTGACGACGATGACGACGACGAAGACGAAGACGAACCCGAGGACGCTGACGAGGCTGACGTCAACGTCGGTCACTACAGCAACCTCGACGGTCAGCTGTTCTTCGCCGGCCAGACTGTCTCCGTCGACGGCTTCGACGCTGACGAACTGGTCCAGCTCTACTCGAGCAACGCCGACGGCGACCGAGTGAGCCACCAGACCAACATCCGCGCGGACGATGACGGAACGATCGTCATCGACACGGCCGACCGTGACGGCTACTACAAGCTCAGCGCGCCCGGTGTCAGCACCGACTCGTTCGAAGTGACCGAGCAGGAAGTCGAATTCGACTTCGAGGATGACGAGGTCCGCTCCGGTGCCTCCTCCACCCTCGTCTTCGAGGACGACAACCGCCAGGCCGACGTCGACATCCTCATCGATGCCGACGGTGACCTCGACGAGGACGAACTCGAGGACATCTTCGCGGGCGCCTCCGCCTACGCCGATGGCCAGGTCATCATCGAGAACGTCGTCGAGGGCGACGAGATCGACGCTGACTTCGACGGCATCGACGCCGGCGAGTACGAGTTCACGGTCGAGATCTACGACACCACCGCCGAGGACACGGCCGAGATCGAGATCCTCGCTGAACTCGAGATCAACCCGGTCTTCGAGGACAACGTCTACGAGTCGGCTGCCGGTGACGTCGTCGACCTCGTCATCGTCGACGAGGATGGCGACGAGATCGGCAACCTCGACGAACTGAAGATCAACGTCACCTCCGAGGAAGACGACGTCTTCGTCGGAACCATCACCATCGATGACGTCAGCGCCGCTGACGACGTCGATGAGGACCTGACGATCCAGCTCAACACCTACGAGGCTGGCCAGGACAACGACGCCGCCATCACCGTGCTGAACAGTGAGGGCGACGACGTCACCGAGGACGTCGGTGCGTCGGCCGACTTCACCAGTGCGCTCGACGACGAGCCGCTGCCTGCGGTCGACTACGAACTCGAACTGTACACTGAGATCGACAGCGACGACGAGGTCGACGCCGCCTTCCTCATGCTCGAGGACGGTGAAGTCGAGAGCGTCACCACCCACGTTGCACCCGAATCTGGTAGTCTCGCAGACGCTGAGGGCGACCTCGGTGACTTCCTGAACGAGACCACCGAGCGCGACTACGTCGCTGAGGACGACCTCCTCATCGTCGAAGTCGAAGCGACCGGCGTCTTCGGATACCTGGTCGACGGCAACGAGATGCAGGACGACGTCGGCATCGAGATGCTCTTCGAGGAGACCGAAGACAGCCCGTTCGCTGACCCCGCCAGCTTCAGCGTCACTGACGACCAGGACGACCTGACCGTCGTCACTGACGCCGACAACGGCGTGTTCTACGTGGTCCTCGACACCAGCGGCTCGTTCGCTGGCGAGGCCCTCGAGGACGGACAGGAGTGGGAAGTCAGCGTCGAGGTCACTGAAGACAACGCGTACGTTGGCGAGGACGACGAGCACACCGTCTCTGAGACGTTCACCGTCGAAGAGCGTGTCCTCGAGATCATCGGCAACTTCAACGAAGACGACCGTCTGATGGTCGAGAACTCCGCCGAGTCGGAGATCTCCGCCGAGACGAACGTCGCACCCGGCACGGAAGCCGACTACACGCTCCGCTTCCCGACGGAGGTCGTCCGCGGTGACGCCTACGTCGACGGTAACACGATCACGGCTACCTTCGACCTCTCCGACGTCGACGAGGGTACCGAGATCCGCCGCATCAACGTCCAGGAAGCAGGCGACGCTGAGGACGAAGTCCAGGGCCTCGTCTACGACGCTGATGAGGACCTCCCTGCGAACTTCCAGATCGACGCTGACGCACCCGCGTCGGTCCACGTCGACGACGCCGCGTCGCTCGACGTGACGGTCACCAACACCGGCGAAGAGTCCGACGAGCAGTCGATCGTCGTCACCGTCGGCGGTGACGAGGTCTACAACGAGGCCGTCGAACTCGACGAGGGCGAGAGCTGGGCAGACAGCTTCGACCTCGACACCAGCGAAGCTGGTGAGATCGACTGGTCCGTCGAGACCGACAACGACTCCGCCTCGGGCACGACTGACGTCGTAAAGCACGAGGAGCCTGAGGAGACCGAGGAGCCTGAGGAGACCGAGGAGCCTGAGGAGACCGAGGAGCCTGAGGAGACCGAGGAGCCTGAGGAGACCGAGGAGCCTGAGGAGACCGAGGAGCCTGAGGAGACGGAAGATGACGACAGCCAGCCCGGCTTCGGCGTCGCCGTCGCACTCGTCGCACTCCTCGCCGCCGCGATGCTCGCCCTGCGCCGGCAGGACTGA
- a CDS encoding PQQ-binding-like beta-propeller repeat protein — protein MTDPDRRRVLRATAGIGAVGLGVAAPVTTRATATARVRWRFETDGAVFSSPTILDDALYVGSTDGHLYAVGADDGTERWRFETDDAIFSSPTALEETLYVGSDDGHLYAVGADDGTERWRFETDDKVPSSPTAGFVGEDRTPVVFVGSDDGRLYEVDAETGTERWHLETDAAVRASPLVDDDTLVVGSDNGQLYAVTLEWAQTRWYAPTGDAVHSSPTVADVDENTADGATGRTLFVANEAITALHLEAGQERWRFVPDSRIFSSPTVATVGADSTPGVFVGSDDGTVYALSAATGEERWRFETDDTVDSSPTVVDDTLFVGSNDGHLYALSATTGEQRWRFETDGAVFSSPTVVGGTLYVGSTDGQLYALDAGVDGSSECSRVANGTLGHHHGRADQRGGEDDGLPGPGIVGTLAALGGTGYLFARQSARSDES, from the coding sequence GTGACCGACCCCGACCGCCGCCGCGTGCTCCGTGCGACGGCTGGCATCGGTGCCGTCGGACTCGGCGTCGCCGCTCCGGTGACGACGCGAGCAACCGCCACTGCGCGAGTTCGCTGGCGCTTCGAGACCGACGGCGCCGTCTTCTCCTCCCCGACGATCCTCGACGACGCCCTCTACGTCGGCAGCACCGACGGCCACCTCTACGCGGTCGGCGCCGACGACGGCACCGAGCGCTGGCGCTTCGAAACCGACGACGCCATCTTCTCTTCCCCGACGGCCCTCGAGGAGACGCTCTACGTCGGCAGCGACGACGGCCACCTCTACGCGGTCGGCGCCGACGACGGCACCGAGCGCTGGCGCTTCGAAACCGACGACAAAGTACCCTCCTCACCGACGGCGGGCTTCGTCGGCGAGGATCGAACACCGGTCGTCTTCGTCGGCAGTGACGACGGACGGCTCTACGAAGTCGACGCCGAGACGGGCACGGAACGCTGGCACCTCGAGACCGACGCGGCCGTCCGCGCGTCGCCGCTCGTCGACGACGACACCCTCGTCGTCGGCAGCGACAACGGACAGCTCTACGCCGTCACGCTCGAGTGGGCACAGACGCGGTGGTACGCCCCGACCGGCGATGCGGTCCACTCCTCGCCGACCGTCGCCGACGTCGACGAGAACACCGCGGACGGGGCGACCGGTCGAACGCTCTTCGTCGCGAACGAGGCGATCACCGCCCTGCACCTCGAGGCAGGCCAGGAGCGCTGGCGCTTCGTCCCCGACAGTCGCATCTTCTCCTCACCGACGGTCGCCACCGTCGGTGCTGATTCGACCCCCGGCGTCTTCGTCGGGAGTGACGACGGGACCGTCTACGCCCTCTCGGCCGCCACCGGCGAAGAGCGCTGGCGCTTCGAGACCGACGACACCGTCGACTCTTCTCCCACCGTCGTCGACGACACGCTCTTCGTCGGCAGTAACGACGGCCACCTCTACGCCCTCTCGGCCACCACAGGCGAGCAGCGATGGCGCTTCGAGACCGACGGCGCCGTCTTCTCCTCCCCGACCGTCGTCGGCGGCACGCTGTACGTCGGCAGTACCGACGGCCAGCTGTACGCCCTCGACGCCGGCGTCGACGGCTCGAGTGAGTGTTCGCGCGTCGCCAACGGAACGCTCGGCCACCACCACGGTCGAGCCGACCAGCGAGGAGGAGAAGACGACGGCCTCCCCGGACCAGGGATCGTCGGGACGCTCGCTGCACTCGGCGGCACCGGCTACCTGTTCGCTCGACAGTCGGCCCGATCGGACGAGTCGTAA
- a CDS encoding HTTM domain-containing protein translates to MDRNALIEQFRRRIRIDTRSLAVFRVIAGVLIVVDILLRLRNFRFFYTDDGVVPVEVAQGLVPEYAVSVFFFSGEPTITLLLFAIHFVVAIQLILGYYTRFAIVVSFLFVVSVDYRNPIVTSYADVIFRHMLFWAMFMPLGARYSIDALRADGPPPKQYTGLAGMFALAQMMLMYLTNGSHKIPSREAWLSGETMTTILHYDRVAFFLSEYVREFPLFMQFSGIMWYSLMLGSPLLLLFTGRGRYLLATLYAGGHLFLAVTVRIGAFPYAAIMGLMLFFQSRAWDDAAWVASRFDLPVERVVAAVTRQGRHLERRLPHLAISDRIPPTERLRRTATTLVIVIVLVSGIFTVIPNAQTIGVIDEDESIPFEDEVTAGQQTVRLAEPSWRFYPSPISSNRYFVFAGETADGQHVDVFNDRPLQWDRPYADNYKQLETYRHRFYMISVRNHGVDGRESGVVEHYQEYLCEHYEWDGQPLERTTMYYIYEWTETETIDDYRQYDRRAILIDAHGCDGAEPGPVSAPPPEYLEHADSELLEFLEMAEDDVESDALD, encoded by the coding sequence ATGGACAGGAACGCACTGATCGAGCAGTTCAGACGCCGAATCAGGATCGACACGCGCTCGCTCGCGGTCTTTCGCGTCATCGCGGGAGTCCTGATCGTCGTCGACATCCTGCTTCGGCTCCGTAACTTCCGGTTTTTCTACACCGACGACGGCGTCGTGCCCGTAGAGGTCGCACAGGGGCTCGTGCCGGAATACGCCGTCTCGGTGTTTTTCTTCTCGGGGGAGCCGACGATCACGTTGCTCCTCTTTGCCATCCACTTCGTCGTGGCGATCCAGCTAATCCTGGGGTACTACACCCGGTTCGCCATCGTCGTCTCGTTTCTCTTCGTCGTCTCGGTCGACTACCGGAATCCGATCGTCACCAGCTACGCGGACGTGATCTTCAGGCACATGCTGTTCTGGGCGATGTTCATGCCGCTGGGGGCGCGCTACTCGATCGATGCGCTCCGGGCCGACGGGCCGCCCCCGAAACAGTACACCGGTCTCGCCGGGATGTTCGCGCTCGCCCAGATGATGCTCATGTACCTCACCAACGGGAGTCACAAGATCCCGTCGCGGGAGGCGTGGCTCAGCGGCGAGACGATGACGACGATCCTGCACTACGACCGCGTGGCGTTTTTCCTCTCTGAGTACGTTCGGGAGTTCCCACTGTTCATGCAGTTCAGCGGCATCATGTGGTACTCCCTGATGTTGGGATCGCCCCTGCTGTTGCTGTTTACCGGCCGAGGACGGTACCTGCTGGCGACCCTCTACGCGGGCGGGCACCTGTTTCTGGCCGTCACCGTCCGGATCGGCGCGTTCCCTTACGCGGCGATCATGGGGCTGATGCTGTTCTTCCAGTCCCGGGCGTGGGACGACGCCGCGTGGGTGGCGTCGCGGTTCGACCTTCCGGTCGAGCGGGTTGTCGCCGCGGTGACCCGCCAGGGCCGGCATCTCGAGCGACGGCTCCCACACCTGGCGATCAGCGATCGGATCCCCCCGACGGAGCGACTGCGGAGGACGGCCACCACCCTCGTGATCGTGATCGTCCTGGTTTCGGGGATCTTTACGGTCATTCCAAACGCCCAGACGATCGGCGTCATCGACGAGGACGAGTCGATCCCGTTCGAAGACGAGGTCACGGCGGGCCAACAGACCGTCCGACTCGCCGAGCCGTCGTGGCGTTTTTACCCGAGCCCGATCTCCTCGAACCGGTACTTCGTCTTCGCCGGGGAGACCGCAGACGGCCAGCACGTCGACGTGTTCAACGATCGGCCTTTACAGTGGGATCGACCGTACGCCGACAACTACAAACAGCTCGAGACGTACCGTCATCGGTTCTACATGATCTCTGTCAGGAACCACGGCGTCGACGGCCGGGAGAGCGGCGTCGTCGAACACTACCAGGAGTATCTCTGTGAGCACTACGAGTGGGACGGCCAACCTCTCGAGCGCACCACGATGTACTACATCTACGAGTGGACGGAGACGGAGACGATCGACGACTATCGGCAGTACGATCGCCGGGCCATCCTCATCGACGCTCACGGCTGCGATGGCGCCGAGCCCGGGCCCGTCAGCGCGCCGCCGCCGGAGTACCTCGAGCACGCAGATTCAGAGCTCCTCGAGTTCCTCGAGATGGCCGAAGACGACGTCGAGTCGGACGCCCTCGACTGA
- a CDS encoding FAD-dependent oxidoreductase translates to MDDQTRVEIYTKDPCPYCEMAKSLLEKKGVAYEEYLVTGDDELFTEMVERANGRTTAPEVFVDGELIGGWNETRALEESGELDELLGLTVADGGTDVEHRNLIIAGTGIAGLTAAIYAGRANNEPLVLEGDEPGGQLTLTTDVANYPGFPEGISGPELVTEMKAQAERFGAEIDHGVLESVERVEQRSTVNRNVERSDDASDRPFRVELTNGDVYTADAIIAASGASARTLGVPGEDELMGYGLSTCATCDGAFFRGEDMLVVGGGDAAMEEAHFLTKFADTVYLAHRREEFRAEQYWIDRVEEKVEAGELEIMKNTELLEVHGSPEDGVDHVTLVHNEQGHPTDRLDDPETDEFDFDVGAVFLAIGHTPNTDYLEDTGVQMDDEGYLRTQGGTDGGQTETDVPGIFGAGDVVDYHYQQAVTAAGMGCKAAIDADAYLEELERADAATETATADD, encoded by the coding sequence ATGGACGACCAGACGCGAGTGGAGATCTACACCAAAGATCCCTGCCCGTACTGCGAGATGGCGAAATCCCTCCTCGAGAAGAAAGGCGTGGCGTACGAGGAGTACCTCGTCACCGGTGACGACGAGCTGTTCACGGAGATGGTCGAACGCGCCAATGGCCGGACGACCGCCCCCGAAGTGTTCGTCGACGGCGAACTGATCGGCGGCTGGAACGAGACCCGCGCGCTCGAGGAGTCGGGCGAACTCGACGAGTTGCTCGGCCTCACCGTCGCCGACGGTGGCACGGACGTCGAGCACCGGAACCTGATCATCGCCGGGACGGGGATCGCCGGCCTCACGGCGGCGATCTACGCCGGCCGGGCGAACAACGAGCCGCTGGTGCTGGAAGGCGACGAGCCGGGCGGCCAGCTCACGCTCACGACCGACGTGGCGAACTATCCGGGCTTCCCGGAGGGGATCAGCGGCCCCGAGCTCGTCACCGAGATGAAAGCCCAGGCCGAGCGCTTCGGCGCCGAGATCGACCACGGCGTCCTCGAGTCTGTCGAGCGCGTCGAGCAACGCTCGACTGTAAATCGGAACGTGGAGCGTTCCGATGACGCCTCCGACCGGCCGTTTCGCGTCGAGCTGACGAACGGCGACGTCTACACCGCCGACGCGATCATCGCCGCCTCCGGCGCGAGCGCGCGCACCCTCGGCGTGCCCGGCGAGGACGAGCTGATGGGCTACGGGCTCTCGACGTGTGCCACCTGCGACGGCGCCTTCTTCCGCGGCGAGGACATGCTGGTCGTCGGCGGCGGCGACGCCGCGATGGAGGAGGCGCACTTCCTCACCAAATTCGCCGACACCGTCTACCTCGCTCACCGCCGCGAGGAGTTCCGCGCCGAGCAGTACTGGATCGACCGCGTCGAAGAGAAGGTCGAGGCCGGCGAGCTCGAGATCATGAAAAACACCGAACTGCTCGAGGTCCACGGCTCCCCCGAAGACGGCGTCGACCACGTCACGCTCGTCCACAACGAGCAGGGTCACCCGACGGACCGGCTCGACGACCCCGAAACCGACGAGTTCGACTTCGACGTCGGCGCGGTCTTCCTCGCCATCGGCCACACCCCCAACACCGACTACCTCGAGGACACCGGCGTGCAGATGGACGACGAAGGCTATCTCCGAACCCAGGGTGGTACCGACGGCGGCCAGACCGAAACCGACGTCCCCGGCATCTTCGGCGCCGGCGACGTCGTCGACTACCACTACCAGCAAGCGGTGACGGCGGCGGGCATGGGCTGTAAAGCCGCCATCGACGCCGACGCCTACCTCGAGGAGCTCGAGCGCGCCGACGCCGCGACCGAGACTGCCACAGCCGACGACTGA
- a CDS encoding DUF357 domain-containing protein: MAAELEEKTDRYGELLAEALEAAAVAPPSGTPMAEAAAECREMAASYLEDGRHFRAEGDLVNALAAFSYGHAWLDAGARVGLFDVPTDGHLFTV; the protein is encoded by the coding sequence ATGGCTGCAGAACTCGAGGAGAAGACCGACCGATACGGCGAGTTGCTGGCGGAGGCGCTCGAGGCGGCGGCGGTCGCCCCGCCGTCGGGGACGCCGATGGCCGAGGCAGCGGCGGAGTGTCGGGAGATGGCAGCGTCGTACCTCGAAGACGGACGTCACTTCCGAGCGGAGGGAGACCTCGTGAACGCGCTGGCGGCGTTCTCGTACGGACACGCGTGGCTCGATGCGGGTGCGCGCGTGGGACTGTTCGACGTTCCGACGGATGGGCACCTCTTTACCGTGTGA
- a CDS encoding transcription initiation factor IIB, translating to MTDTITRTYTGETETQTETQRTEEQDRCPECGGRLVSDAEHAETVCNECGLVVEEDEIDRGPEWRAFDSAEKDQKSRVGAPTTKMMHDQGLSTNIGWQDRDAYGKALSSRQRQKMQRLRTWNERFRTRDSKERNLKQALGEIDRMASALGLPENVRETASVIYRRALEEDLLPGRSIEGVATASLYAAARQAGTPRSLDEISAVSRVDRMELTRTYRYVIRQLGLEVKPADPEHYVPRFISGLELSDETERMARELLDSAREKGVHSGKSPVGLAAAAVYAAALLTNEKVTQNEVSEVANISEVTIRNRYKELLEASDTATPA from the coding sequence ATGACAGATACGATTACCCGAACGTACACCGGCGAGACAGAGACCCAGACCGAGACGCAGCGGACGGAAGAGCAAGATCGCTGCCCGGAGTGTGGCGGCCGACTCGTTTCGGACGCCGAACACGCCGAGACGGTCTGCAACGAGTGTGGGCTGGTCGTCGAGGAGGACGAGATCGACCGCGGACCGGAGTGGCGCGCGTTCGACTCGGCCGAGAAAGATCAGAAGAGCCGCGTCGGCGCACCCACGACGAAGATGATGCACGACCAGGGGCTGTCGACGAACATCGGCTGGCAGGACAGAGACGCCTACGGGAAGGCACTCTCGAGCCGCCAGCGCCAGAAGATGCAGCGGCTGCGCACCTGGAACGAGCGCTTCCGTACCCGCGACTCCAAAGAGCGGAACCTCAAGCAGGCCCTCGGCGAGATCGACCGGATGGCCTCCGCGCTCGGTCTCCCCGAGAACGTCCGCGAGACGGCCTCGGTGATCTACCGCCGTGCGCTCGAGGAGGATCTCCTCCCGGGCCGGTCGATCGAAGGCGTCGCGACGGCGTCGCTGTACGCCGCCGCTCGGCAGGCCGGCACTCCTCGGAGCCTCGACGAAATCTCGGCGGTGAGCCGCGTCGACCGGATGGAACTCACGCGAACGTACCGCTACGTGATCCGCCAGCTCGGACTCGAGGTCAAGCCCGCCGACCCCGAGCACTACGTCCCGCGCTTCATCAGCGGACTCGAGCTCTCTGACGAGACCGAGCGCATGGCGCGCGAACTGCTCGACAGCGCTCGAGAGAAGGGCGTTCACTCGGGCAAGTCGCCGGTCGGCCTCGCTGCTGCCGCCGTCTACGCGGCCGCCCTGCTCACCAACGAGAAAGTCACCCAGAACGAGGTCAGCGAGGTCGCCAACATCTCCGAAGTGACCATCCGAAACCGGTACAAGGAACTGCTCGAGGCCTCGGACACGGCGACGCCAGCCTGA
- a CDS encoding IS66 family transposase — MDETTVQLLCPECAKNWQAPPGDLPEPATVFHCPNCHASRRMSEFTRTDRDLRTLKQLG; from the coding sequence ATGGACGAAACGACCGTTCAACTGTTGTGCCCCGAGTGTGCGAAAAATTGGCAAGCTCCGCCGGGCGACCTCCCCGAACCGGCGACCGTGTTCCACTGTCCGAACTGCCACGCCTCTCGGCGGATGTCGGAGTTTACGCGGACTGATCGCGATCTCCGGACGCTGAAACAACTCGGCTAA
- a CDS encoding UPF0058 family protein — protein MKKQELIHLHGLLAEVSNQCAEWEDCQIDLEEYESLGIRPTSIHKSKTDHKAAVFALAGGVTQFMHESETEAVAATAD, from the coding sequence ATGAAGAAACAGGAGCTCATTCACCTCCACGGCCTTCTCGCGGAGGTATCGAACCAGTGTGCGGAGTGGGAAGACTGTCAGATTGATCTTGAAGAGTACGAATCGCTCGGTATTCGACCGACATCTATTCACAAGTCGAAAACAGATCACAAAGCCGCTGTGTTCGCACTCGCCGGGGGAGTCACCCAGTTTATGCACGAGAGTGAAACGGAAGCAGTCGCCGCAACTGCAGACTGA
- a CDS encoding DUF555 domain-containing protein, with the protein MNCRVVVEAAVPVFDVETEDEAIRIAISKTGEMLNPDLNYVEINMGERTSPSGEELPPAFIAADEALVALELEMTVFNVEREEHASRIARKEIGQRLENIPLEVLNVDVLEAEDEDEDEATEERDENEEVAEDDENDEDDVLPEFEDLIE; encoded by the coding sequence ATGAATTGCAGGGTTGTCGTCGAGGCTGCCGTGCCGGTGTTCGACGTCGAGACGGAAGACGAGGCGATCCGCATCGCCATCTCGAAGACGGGCGAGATGCTGAACCCTGACTTGAACTACGTCGAGATCAACATGGGCGAGCGAACCTCGCCATCGGGGGAGGAGCTGCCGCCGGCCTTTATCGCCGCGGACGAGGCGCTCGTCGCGCTCGAACTCGAGATGACCGTCTTCAACGTCGAGCGCGAGGAGCACGCCTCGCGTATCGCCCGCAAGGAGATCGGCCAGCGCCTCGAGAACATCCCGCTCGAGGTCCTCAACGTGGACGTGCTCGAAGCGGAAGACGAGGACGAAGACGAAGCGACCGAGGAGCGCGACGAAAACGAGGAGGTGGCCGAAGACGACGAGAACGACGAGGACGACGTACTTCCGGAGTTCGAAGACCTCATCGAGTGA
- a CDS encoding DNA-3-methyladenine glycosylase family protein: protein METGELAADDLSGGLDLYRTLESGQSYCWRREDGEMYGGNRKPGAWYDTVVGGEVVRVRQRDGRLEWESTTDADALVRRLLRLEDDLERIVADAPDDPLLREAYETHHGLRLVEDPPFPTLISFICSAQMRVRRIHGMVSTLAREYGDEVAFDGKTYHAFPTPDQLAQATEDELRELGLGYRAPYVVRTAEMVASGEAHPEEARELPYEDAREYLTQFVGVGEKVADCVLLFSLGFDEAVPLDTWIKSAIEEHYPDCDRGNYADTSRAIRERFGGRHAGYAQTYVFHHLRTGAGE from the coding sequence ATGGAGACGGGCGAACTCGCGGCCGACGACCTCTCGGGAGGACTCGACCTCTACCGCACGCTCGAGAGCGGCCAGAGCTACTGCTGGCGCCGGGAGGACGGCGAGATGTACGGCGGCAACCGGAAGCCGGGGGCGTGGTACGACACGGTCGTCGGGGGTGAAGTCGTCCGGGTGCGCCAGCGCGACGGCCGCCTCGAGTGGGAATCGACGACCGACGCTGACGCCCTCGTCCGCCGGCTGCTCAGGCTCGAGGACGACCTCGAGCGAATCGTCGCCGACGCGCCCGACGACCCGCTGCTTCGGGAGGCGTACGAGACCCACCACGGGCTCCGGCTGGTCGAGGATCCGCCGTTTCCGACGCTGATCTCGTTCATCTGCTCGGCCCAGATGCGAGTGCGTCGCATCCACGGCATGGTGTCGACGCTCGCTCGCGAGTACGGCGACGAGGTCGCCTTCGACGGCAAAACCTACCACGCGTTCCCGACGCCGGACCAACTGGCACAGGCGACCGAGGACGAACTGCGCGAGCTCGGCCTGGGCTACCGCGCCCCGTACGTCGTTCGCACGGCCGAGATGGTCGCTTCGGGTGAGGCCCACCCCGAGGAGGCGCGCGAGCTCCCGTACGAGGACGCCCGCGAGTACCTCACGCAGTTCGTCGGCGTCGGCGAGAAAGTCGCCGACTGCGTGCTGCTGTTCTCGCTGGGCTTCGACGAGGCCGTCCCGCTCGACACCTGGATCAAGAGCGCGATCGAGGAGCACTACCCCGACTGCGACCGCGGCAACTACGCCGACACCTCGAGGGCGATCCGTGAGCGCTTCGGTGGCCGCCACGCCGGCTACGCCCAGACGTACGTCTTTCACCACCTTCGGACGGGTGCCGGCGAGTGA
- a CDS encoding acylphosphatase: MSDRTRAHVFVSGKVQGVYYRANTRDAAREAGVDGWVRNLADGRVEAVFEGPEDAVESMVEWCHEGSPAARVEDVEAEYEEPQGEDGFEIRY, translated from the coding sequence ATGAGCGATCGAACTCGAGCCCACGTGTTCGTCTCCGGCAAGGTACAGGGCGTCTACTACCGCGCGAACACCCGCGACGCGGCCCGCGAGGCGGGCGTCGACGGCTGGGTGAGAAACCTCGCCGACGGCCGGGTCGAGGCGGTCTTCGAGGGGCCCGAGGACGCCGTCGAGTCGATGGTCGAGTGGTGTCACGAGGGCTCTCCGGCGGCGCGGGTCGAGGACGTCGAGGCCGAGTACGAGGAGCCCCAGGGCGAGGACGGCTTCGAGATTCGCTACTGA